The genomic window TCGCCGACCGGATGCTGGTCATGATGACGGACATCGACGGCTACAACGGCTCGGATCCGTGGGCGAATTACGTCGTGGCGACCCGCTGCAAGCTCGTCAACTTCGGGGCGTCGCCGCTCGGGTGGCCCCAGCGCCCCGGGCCGCCGATCATGCCCCCGGCGCGGTTCGACGCGCTGCCGGACCGGGAGATCACCCGGTCCATGAAGAAAGTCGCCCTGGGCTTCTGGGAGCGGAGCACCCGCAAGGAGAAGCCCGACCGGGACGACGGGTTCGCCGATGGCGCCGGGACGTTCCTCCTCTACCGGCCGGAGACCTGGACCGGCGTGAAGAAGGTGCGCGTGTCGGGGGCCTGGTCGCACGAGGACGCCCCCTCCGGGCCGTACCACTACCTGGATGCCACCGGCATCGAACCCGGCCTGATGACCGAGGAGTTCTTCGCCACCATGGCGGCGGCGCTCCGCCCCGACGGCCGGGGGGCCGGGCGTGAGGTCCCCTGCCCCGCGAAGGTCAGCGACAATCACCGTTACCTGATCGACCAGCGCGGCGAGCCCTTCTTCTACCTCGGCGACACCGCCTGGGAACTCTTCCACCGGCTCAGCCGCGACGAGGCGAACACCTACCTGGAGGACCGGGCCGCCAAGCGTTTCAACGTCATCCAGGCGGTCGTGCTCGCCGAGCACGGGGGGCTGGACGTGCCCAACGCCAACGGCGACCTCCCGCTCGAGGGCAAGGATCCCACCCGGCCCGTCGAGGCGTACTTCCGGCACGTCGACGCCGTCGTGGCCCGGGCCGAGGAGCTGGGCCTGGTGATCGGGATGCTGCCGACCTGGGGGAGCTGGTGGCACGACGGACCGGGGATCTTCACGCCCGAGTCGGCCCGCTCCTACGGCGAATTCCTCGGCAGGCGGTACAAGGACAGGCCGATCGTCTGGATCCTGGGCGGCGACCGGCCGGTCGAGGACGACCGGCAGCGGGAGATCCTCAGGGCGATGGCGGCGGGCCTGCGCCAGGGCGACGGGGGCCGCCACCTGATGACCTTCCACCCGCCCGGCGGCCGGAGCTCGGCCGAGTGGTTCCACGGCGACGAATGGCTGGCCTTCAACATGATCCAGTCGGGCCACGGCTACGACCACGACAATTACGAGCGGATCGCCGCCCAATACGCCCGGGAGCCGGCCAAGCCCTGCGTCGACGGCGAGCCCGGCTACGAGGACCACCCCGCCGAGTTCAACCCGAAGAACGGCTACCTCGATGATTACGAGGCCCGCAAGTTCGCCTACTGGTCCGTCTTCGCCGGCGCGTGTGGGCACACCTACGGCTGCCACGACATCTGGCAGTTCTACGACGAGGGCCGCCGGCCGATCACGGCCGCCCGGACGCCCTGGAAGGCGGCGAAGGACCTGCCGGGCGCCGGCCAGATGCAGCATCTGCGGGCCCTGGTCGAATCCCGCCCGGTCCTGGCCCGCGTGCCGGACCAATCCCTCCTGGCGTCCGACGCGGGGCGGGGCACAAACCACGTCCAGGCGACCCGCGCCGAGGACGGGAGCTACGCCTTCGTCTATTCGGCCTCCGGCGAGCCGTTCACGGTGGACCTGGGGAAGCTGTCGGGCGGCCGTCTCCGGGCCTGCTGGTTCGACCCGCGGGACGGGACGTCGAGGTCGATCGGCTCGCTCGATCGCAAGGGCCGGAAGGAATTCCATCCCCCGTCCGTGGGGAAAGGCCACGACTGGGTGCTCGTCCTGGATGACGAGGAGAGGGGCCGGCCGGAGCCCGGCCGGTCGGCACGATAAGGGCCTCCGGGGAAGACCCCCTCAGCATCGATGGGATGACGACGATGAGACGAGCCTCGCTCTCCGTACTGGCCATCACGCTCGCGATCTCATCCGCCGGGGCCCAGGGGCTCCCGAAGCAGCCCATCGCCTCCGGTCTGACGCCGCATTCCGCCGGCATCCCGATCCGGTTCCGCCTGGACCGGGAGGGCGTCGCGACCCTGGTCGTCGAGGACGCCGAGGGCAACCGGGTGCGGAACCTCGTCTCCGAGGCCCGCCTGCCCGCCGGCGAGAACACCGCCTGGTGGGACGGCTACGACGACGGGGAGTGGGACGAGCATCACAACCTCGTCCGCCGCCGCGTCCCGGGCGGTACCTACCGGGTCCGGGGGCTGGTCCATGGTGGCATCCGGATGCGGTACGAGTTCTCCGTCTACAGCCCCGGCACGCCCCCCTGGAAGACCCGGGACGGCTCCGGCGGCTGGCTCGCCGACCACTCGCCGACGGCGGACGTCGTGTTCTTGCCGGTCGGCGGCCCGGGGCGGGCGCGGGGGCCTTCCCGGCTGCTCGTCTGCTCGACCTCCGGCGAGACGGGCGAGGAGTTCGTCTGGCTCGACGAGGACGGGCGACGCCTGCACGGCACGAACGACGGCTTCTGGGGCGGCACGCACCTGGCCCGGGACGCGGGGCCGAAGGCCGTCCTGGGGGACGACGCGTATGTCTTCATCTCGGGCGAGCGGGATCCGGACAACGACGCGATGGAGGTCCGGGCCTTCCGGGCGGACGGCCGGATCGAGTCGGTCGCGAAGGTCACCTTCCCGCACGACAGCGTCAAGCGATTCAAGTCCAACGACGAGGCCTACGGGGCCAACGGCCTGGCCGCCCGCGACGGGCTCGTCGTCATCGCGTTCACGCATCAGAACAAGCTGATCTTCGCCGACGCCCGCCGCCGGTCGGTGACCGGCGAGGTGGGCGTGCCGTCGCCCCGGGGACTGTCGTTCGACCGGCAGGGCCGCCTGTACGTCATCACCGGGGGGAAGGTGAAGCGGTTCTCGGTCACGCCGGGGCGGGCCGGCCTGGCGGACGAGGCGACCGTGATCGACCGGGGCCTCTCGCAGCCGCGCCGGACGTTCGTCGCGGACGACGGCACGCTCTACGTGGCCGACTGGGGCGACTCCCACCAGGTCAAGGCGTTCTCGCCGGATGGCAAGCTCCTTCGGACGATCGGGCGGCCGGGCGGCCCGCAATTGGGCCGCTACGACGAGCGTCGGATGAGCTACCCGTGCGGCATGGCGATCGACGGGAAGGGCCGGCTCTGGGTGGCCGAGGCGGAGACCTACCCGAAGCGGCTCAGCCTGTGGCATGCCGGGGACGGCTCGTTCGTCCGGGCCTGGTACGGCCCTCCGAAGTACGGCGGCGGCGGGGCGATCGACCCGCACGACCGGCGGCGGTTCTACTACGCCGAGTACGACCGGGGCGGCGGCATCGCGTTCGACCTCGACTGGGAGCATGGCACGTCGAAAGTCCGCAGCATCTTCTGGCGGCCGGAGAAGTTCGAGGAGACGGTCCCCGGCCCGGCCCCGGAGCGGGCCTGCACCGTGGCCGGCCGCACCTTCCTGACGAACTGCTTCAACGGCCAGCTCCGCTTCAACCAGGACCGCGGGGCGACGATCTGGCGGCTCGACCCGGACGAGGTCGCCCGGCCGGTGGCGGTCCTCGGCAACGCCGCCGACCTGAACCACCCCCAGTGGGGCTGGGCGATGACGCACCGGGACGCCATCAACCGCCTCTGGGAGGGCAAGGACCCGGCCCGGGTCTTCTTCGCCTGGTGCGACGACAACGACGACCACGTCGCCCAACCCGGGGAGGTCCGGTGGGCCGAGACGACCCGCAAGGACGGCCGCGGAGAGCCCTACGCCGAGGTCGGCCTGATGCCGCTGATCTACCCCGACCTCTCGGTGACGACCTCGCACGGCACGAGGCTCGCCCCGCCGACGATCAGCGCCAAAGGCGTCCCGATCTACGACCTGTCGAAGGTGTCGGTCGTCGGCCCGGCGGACATCCAGCGGTCGCCGCTCGTCGGCCGGGATCAGGCCCTGACCTACCGGGACGGGACCGATGCGCTCTTCGGGTCCGACCTCGACGGCCGCCGTCGGTGGCGGATGAACTGGGTGGAGGGCGACCCGCCGTCGGGCGACCATCTCATCCAGGCGACCCGCCCCAACGGGCCCCCGGTCCGGCCCCTCGCGGGCGAGGCGGGGGACCTCGTCGCCTACAGCGGCGAGAAGGGGGCGATCTTCCTGCTGACCCTCGACGGTCTCTTCGTGCAGACCCTCGGCGGCGACGAGCGGGCGCTACCGAACTGGCGGATGCCCGAAGCTCGCCGCGGCATGGTCATCGAAGGCGTCACCTTCAGCGCCGAGCACTTCCACCCGACGATCACGCAGGTGGACGGCGGCGAGGTCTACATGGTCGTCGGCCACGAACACTCCAGCATCGTCCGGCTGGAGGGCCTGGACGCCGTCCGGCGGATCGACCTCGGGAGCATCGCCGTCGATGACTCATCCCTCCGGGGCCTGCCGGGAACCCTCGTCGAGCGGGCCCGGGAGCAGGGCCGGCAGGTGCTCGACGTGGCCATCGGTGACCGGGCACCCGAGGTTGACGGAATCCTCCGGGACTGGCCGGCCGCGACGGCCTGGGCCGACGTCTCCGGCCAGGCGACGGCCTCCGCGACGGTGGCCGGAGATCGGCTCTACGCGGCCTTCCGAACCGGGGACCCGGGCCTCCTGCGGAACGGCGGGGAGGACTACCGCTACCTGTTCAAGACCGGCGGGGCGCTCGACCTGATGCTCGGCGCCGATCCCTCGGCCGATCGCCTCCGCCGCGAGCCGGCCCCGGGCGACGTCCGGCTGCTCGTGACGCAGCCGGGCGGCCGCACCCGGGCGGTCCTCTTCCGGGCGGTGGCCCCGGGTGCCGGGCAGGGCCGGGGCCTGCTCTACCAGTCCCCGATCGGCCAGGTCCGCTTCGACGAGGTCGCCGACGTCAGCGGGTCGGTGACGCTGGCGGGCCGCGACGGCGACTTCGAGCTGTCCGTGCCGCTGGCGGTGCTGGGGCTCCGCCCCGAGAAGGGGGCCGAGGTCCTGGCCGACCTGGGCATCCTCCGGGGCGACGGCACGCAGACGACCCGGCGGGCCTACTGGAACAACCTCGACACGGGGCTGGTCAGCGACCTTCCGAGCGAGGCCCGCCTCCGCCCCGCGAACTGGGGCGTCTGGCGATTCCGCTGATCGGGGCACCGAATCTCGCGGCATGAGGCCTCATTCCGATCCAGGTCCAACGGAGCCGATTTCGCCATGTTGCTCGCACCCGCCGCACTGCTTTCCCTGGCCGCCCTCGGCTGGAGCGATCCCGCCGGCGACCGGCTGGTCGTCTCCTCGTTCCGCACCGGGGAGCTCGAGCTGTTCGCCGTGGACACGGCCACCGGCGACGCCGTCAACCTGACTCGCAGCCCGGGCTCGATCGAGAAGTACCCGGCCTGCTCGTACGACGGCGGCCGGGTGTCCTTCATCTCCAACCGGGAGGGCACGGACAACCTCTACGTGATGAGGGCCGACGGGTCGGAGGTCCGGCAGTTGACGCGCGAGAAGCCCGGGATCAACGCCGGCATGGCGAGCTGGACCGCCGACGGCCAATGGCTCTACTTCGGCCTGTTCGGTGGCGGGCCGCCGCGGATGTGCCGCATCCGGCCCGACGGCTCCGACTTCCGGGTCGTGGGCGAGGGGATCGACCCGGCCGTCTCGCCCGACGGCACGCGGATCGCCTTCGCCCGTCAGCTCGGGGACGGCCATCACCTGTTCGTCGCGAAGGCGGACGGCTCGGACGCCCGCCAGTTGACGAAAGCCGGGAACGGCTGGGCCGGCGTCCATGCCGCATGGACCCCGGACGGCCGGCGCATCGTCTACGCCGACAGGGTGGGCGAGGCGCTCGAGCTGTTCGCCTGCGAGCCGGATTCGGGCTTGATCATCCAGTTGACGCGGCTCGGCGCGGCGGCGACCTCCCCCTCGGTCTCGCCCGACGGGGAGCGGATCACGTTCCGGCTCTGCGACGAGGTGTACTGGCGGAGCGGCGAGACGAGCCGCCGGGCCTATAGCGAGCGCCGGGCCGACAAGCGTCCGGTCTGGATCATGAAGTCCGACGGCTCCGAGCCGCACCTCATCGAGGTCCTGCACTACCAGACGACCATCGACGGGAGCCGCGCCCCGTTCTTGAGGACGACCGCCGGCCGGTGACCCCGGGCGTCCGATCGCAAGGGCCTTCGCGGGTGCCCCATCTGGCGGGATCGATGGCCCGTGCGATAATCGACGGGTCGCGACCGCCCGCGACCGACGCCGCCCTTTGGCGGCAGCAGGGGATGCCATGGGGGACGATGGTTCGAGCGGCCGGCACGGGGGCACGTCGGGCACCCCTGCGGGAGGGGCGACGGGAGGCGGAGGCCGGTTCCGGCGCGACCCGCATCCGTCGCTGCGGCCCTTCGTCGTGGAGTACTGGGGCCTCGCCCGCGACCTGGCGGCGATGGGCGGTTTCACGATCACGCCGGATCGCTTCGGCGAGCTCATCTGCTGCGCCGATGCCCTGTACGCGGTCGGCCGGGACGGGCGGGAGAGGTTGCCGGACTGCTTCCTCGTGGGCCTGCTCGAAGGGCCCCTCCGGATCGAGGCGGACGGCGTCGTCCGGTGCATGGCCGCGCGGCTCCAGCCGTGGACGGTGGGCCGGCTGCTCGCCCGCGGCCCGGGACCGACGCCGGGCGGCTGGATGGCCGCCGGGGCCCTCCTCGGCCCTCGCCTCGCCCGGGTCGTGGAGCTCGTCCGGGGACGCGACTGGGAGGCGCTCTTCGGGATATATGATCGGATCTTGATGGAGGAGATCGGGCGCCGGGACCTCGGCGGGGCGGCGATCGAGGTGGTGGGGCCGTTCCTCGGCGAGGGACCATGCCCGACGGCGGCGGTCGCGGACGGACGGGACACCTCGCGGCGGCAGGTCGAGAGGCGGGTGCGCGCCCTCACGGGGACGTCGCCGAAGCGGCTCGCCGGGCTGGCCCGGTTCCAGAGGGCGAGGGACGCGATCTGGGCCGACCCGGCCATCGGCCTGGCGGGCCTGGCCATCTCCGCGGGCTATTCCGACCAGGCGCACATGACGCGGGAGTTCCGGCGATACGCGGGGCAGACGCCGGCCCGGTTCGCCCGCGAGATGCTCGCCAGGAAGCTCCAACTCGCCGCCCTGGATGTCGCATTCGTTCAAGATCCCCCCTCGGCCGACGCCTAGGATGCCCCCGCGATCGCCGAATCCGCCCCTTCCATCCGACCCGGAGGCCGCCGTGCGAACGAAGCTCGCGACGATCAACCTGCAAGTGGCCGACCCCCAGCGATCCCGGCGCTTCTACGAGGACGTCCTGGGCATGGTGGAGGATGCCCGACGCTCGCACCCGCCGTCCTTCGTCTACCTGCGATCGGACGGCTGCGACCTGACCCTCGCCACCCCCCCGGAGTCCTCCGGCGCGCAGCCCTCGCGCACGATCGAGCTGGGCTTCCTGGTCGACGACATCGAGGCCATGAAGTCCCACCTCTCGGCGCGCGGCATCCGCGACCACCGCGAGGAGTCCATGGGATGGGGCCGGGCCCTGGAGCTCCGCGACGAGGACGGGTATCGCATCGTGATCTACTCGTTCGAGCGGGCGGGCGGGGTCGACCGGCGGTAGTTCGCCGGCCCGAGGTCGTCCCGCGGCGCTTGGGGGCCGCGCCCCGACTCGCCGCGATCCCGGCCTCGTGCGGCGGCTCGTCCGGGAACCCGCCAATCCAGAGATCCGTGACCTCTTGACGTGAATTTGCGTGTGCTCCGACGCGGTCAACCCGGTAGGATGACGGATCGTGCGGGGGCCGATCCTATGACCATTAACGCCGGGGAGGTGGAGACGATGCACGCGCCGCGTTCGCGTCGAGGGTTCCTGGGGGATGTCGGTCGGGGCATGCTGGTCGCGAGCGTCGGGCTCGGCACGGCCGCCGACATGGGGCTCGCGGTTGCGAGGGCCTCCGAGGACGACGGCGGGCCGATCACCTTCGGGGGGCTCGAGCCCCTCGTCCGGCTGATGCAGGAGACGGAGGTCGGCGGGCTGATGCCGGCGCTAGTCGGGAGGCTCCGCGCCGGGACCGAGCTCAAGGACCTCGTGGCCGCCGCGGCGCTTGCAAACGCGCGGACCTTCGGCGGAGAGGACTACGTCGGCTTCCACACCTTGATGGCCCTCGCTCCCGCCCATCGCATGGCCGGCGAGCTGCCGGAGGGACAGCGGGCGCTGCCCGTCCTGAAGGTGCTCTACCGCAACACGAACCGGATCCACGAGCACGGCGGCGGCGCGTCGGAGGTGCTGCACGCGGTCCGGCCGGGGGCCCTCTCCGGCGGGCAGGACCCGGGCGAGGCGCTCCGCGACGCCGTGCGACGGAGGGACATGGCCGGGGCGGAGGGGACGTTCGCCGCCATCGCCGCCGGCTCGCCGGAGGACGCGTTCAACAGCCTGCTCGTCGCCGTCGAGGACGAGACCGAGGTCCACCGCGTCGTGCTCCCTTATCGTGCCTGGGAGCTGCTCGACGTGGTGGGCAGGGACCGGGCCCACACGATGCTGCGGCAGTCGGTCCGCTACTGCGTCAAGAGCGAGCGGGGCGGGGATCGCGAGGCGGGGGCCGACGAGCCGCGCCGCTTGCTGCCGCGCCTGTTCGACCAGCACCGGCTCCCGCGGCCGTCCCCCGGGACGAAGCGGCCCGGGGACGGATGGGTCGCCGCGACGGCCTCGACGATCTTCGGATCGACCCCGGCCGCGTCCGCCGACGCCGTGGCCGCCGCGCTCGCCGAGGGGATCGACCCGAATGACGTGGGCGAGGCGATCTCCCTGGCCGCCAACCAGCTCGTGCTCCGCGACGCGGGCCGGCCGGAGCGCTGGGCCGCGCCCGGCAAGCCGCCGGGGAGCGTGCACGGGGACTCGATCGGGGTCCACGCCTGCGATGCGGTCAACGCCTGGAGGAACATGGCCCGGGTCGCCAACCCGAGGAACGCCGCCGCCTGCCTGATCCTCGCCGGCTACGAGGTCGCGAAGGACCGCCAGGCCCGCGCCGCCGAGTTCCTGAAGTGGTCCCCGCGGCCGCTCGGCGAGTATGTCGAGGCCGTCAGGACGACCGACGCCAAGGGACTGCTCGCCGAGGCGGAGGCCGCCATCCGGGCGAACCAGCAGGAGATCGCCTCGGCGACCGTGCACCGCTACGGCGAGCTCGGGCATGATCCCGGGCCCGCCTTCGCGCTCATGCTGAAGTACGCGATCACCGAGGACGGGGCCCTCCACGGCGAGAAGTACTACAACACGGTCCGCGAGGAATTCGCCTCGACGCGACCGGCCTTCCGCTGGCGGCAGCTCGTCGCGCTCGCCCGGGTGACTGCCAGCGAATGCGGACGCCCCGCGCCCGGCGTGGCGCAGGCCAGGGAGCTCCTCAAGGCCTGATCCGGCGACGCCCCGGAAAGCAGGGGGCGACGAGGGGGAGCGAGAGCCGCCCTCGTGCATCGCCCCTCGTGCGTCGGGCGGGCGACGCCCTCAGGCGGCCGCCCGGGCCGCCCGCCGACGGGACCGGATGCCGAGGAACGCGAGCGGGGCCCCGGACGCGACCAGGGCGATCGTCGAGGGCTCGGGCACGGCCACGGACGTGATCGTCACGGTGCCGACCGTCTGCTGGAACGACACGATCACGATGCGATAGGATGTCGATGCGCCCGATGGGTCCAGCGACGCGACGTCGAACTCCCTGGGCTCCGTCGACGGATTGTCGCCCTGGACCGCATCGGTCCCCAGGGACAGGCCGGTGAGCGTCAGGCCCGGCCCCATGGAGGCCGAGAAGGACGAGAGGTCCGCGAGCCCGAAGGTCGCCGTGTTGGGCGTGTTCTCGTCCAGGACGAAATGGAACGAAGTGAGGTCCGCGAGGCCGATCGTCGTCAGCCCTTCGGCGAAGGCGAAGGAGCCTGTGCCCGTCGCGATGAGCCCGGCGAAATCCGGGCCCCCGCGGCCCGAGTAGCTGAAGCTCACGATCACCTCCGACCGGGCTTCGGCCGCCGTCGCGGCGATGAGGACGAGCAAGGCCGCCGCGATCTTCGTCCGCCTCGATCGTCGGATCATGGGAGGTCCCCCTTCGGATGCGTCCGGACCCACCACCGCGGCCTCGTCACCATCGATCGCCGGGACGCCCGGGCATCGGATCGATCGGGGCGGGGTGGAACAGGGGAGGACGCCGGCGTGCGGACGCCGGCCCGACCCGGGCCGCGACGATCCGTCGCGTGCGGCGGTCATCCCCGAGCGGACGTTATAACCTGATTCGGCCCCGCGAGGCCATCGGCCCGGCGCGACCGATGCCGGCCGCCCCGCGGGGTGCCTCGCCCGGTGCGGGTCGCTCCGGGTACACAGGCCCGGGCGTGCCTCGCGCGTCGCGATGGCACGCCCGGGCCCCGGGGTGGCCCGATCAGGCCTCGGCGGGGACGATGCGATAGACCAGCATCGGGGTTCGCTTGCGGGTGATGGCGCCGGCGACCTCGCTGCGGAGGTGGCCGGAGGCCCGGGAGAGGTGGTGGTGGATCTGCCGGGGATCGACCGGCGGGAGGTCCTCGACGGGCTCCTCCAGGGCGACCGTCACGAGCAGCCGCGAGGCGTCCGGCGCGGGCTCCACGTCCACGACGCGGAGGCCTTGCAGGAGCGGGTCGGCGCACTCGGCCAGGACCTCGTCGAGCGTCTCCGCCACCTGGTGGCAGAGCTGCAACGCCTTACGGCCGGGGCCCTCGGCGTCGCCCGCGACGGGCGACATCCGCTTCTGCGAAAAAGTGTGATGGTTCATGATTTTCTCACCAGGGAATTCGCGTGCCAGGGGGACCGTCGCGTGTTGCGGGCGCGGACCTTCTTCGTCGGCGCGGGGCGGCCCGTATGCGGACCGCCCCGGTCGTCGGAGGAGGACGCCCGATCGAGGGTGAGAGCCTGGCCCCGCGGGCCGGCGGATGGAGGGGACGCCGGACGACCGGCATGGCGCATCACGCCGCGATGCGACGAGGCGACATGGGTTCGACCGACGCGACGCTCTGGAGTTGTCCCGGGCCCGCCCCGAGGGCGGGGGCGGGAGATCAGACCCGAGGCGTCCCCGAAAGGAGGCACAGGCTCGACGACTCAATCAGGTGGCGATTTTTCGGCATCGTCGGCCTCCTTCGGGATGCATGAGAGGTGTGGCACGGCCGCGGCGCCGAGTGTCGCCGCGGGGCACGGGTCATGCTGCCCCAATCATAGACGCGCGATCCGTCGCGATCAACCGAGGTTTTGGAGGGATCGGCTCGTAGCGGTTGGTTGTCCGGGCCGACGGCGGTCACTCGGGCTCGACGCCAAGCTCGCGAGCTTCGCCGCCAGGCGCTCGGCCCGCACGCGCTCGGCCTCGGCCCGTTCGCGTTGGGCGGCGGCCTCCTGTTCGGCGGCTGCGGCCTTGCGGGCGGCGGCCCGGGCGTGGTCGCGCCCGGCCTCCGCATCGCTGCGAGCCTCGTCCCGGGCCGGGCGGTCCGGGGCGGCCGACCCCGCACGACGGATGACGAGGCGTCGGATCACAGGTAGCCGAGGTTCGTCAGCCGCTCGCGGATGGACGCCTCGTCCTCGGCGCCATAGGTCGCGGCGACGGGCTCGGCGGGATGCGAGCCCGCGTCCTCGGCCTCGACCGCGGCGGGCGTGGCGGACGGGTCCAGCACCTCGTCGAGGACGCGGCCGTCCATGTCGGCGGGGATGGGGACTCCCAGGAGGCGGAGGACCGTCGGGGCGATGTCCAGGAGGTCCGCCCCGGAGGGGGCCGCGCCGGGACGGAAGGCCGGGCCGGACCCGATGAAGATGCCCTCCATCCGGTGGTCGCCCGTCGGGCCGAAGGCCGGCGAGATCACCTTATTGGTGGTGAAGTCGTGCAGGCCGATCGTCCGGTACTTCCAGTCGCGGAGCACGACGGTGAGGTCGGGCGCGAGGTGGGCATGGGGCCCGTCGTACAGCTCCTCGCTCTCGTAGACCCGCTCCACGAGCGGCTCGCCGGTCTCGGGATGGGGGATCTCCTTCAGCCCGGCGATGATGTCGCGGCGCAGGCCCGGCGCATCCGCCCTGGAGACGCAGCCGTGCGGCTGGCGTCCCTGGAGGTTCAGGAAGATCTGGCCGAAGTTGCCCTGCGCGAACGCCCGCGTCCGCCCCCAGTCGATGTGCCGCCGGGACAGGAAGGCGGACTCGCCGAGGCGGTCGAGCGCGTTGGTCTGCTTGCCGTGGAACCGGCTGACGCGGTAGTTCGCCATCCCGAGCTTCGTCATCAAGGCGAAGACGCCCGCCGGCGTCACCCCGCGGCGGTAGAACCAGTGCTTCTGCCTGACGTAGAAGCTGTCCTGAAGCGAGATGAACTTATTTTCGAGCAGCCAGACGTTGAAGTTGACGTACCACTCGATCGGCCCGAAGCCGTGGTCGCTCATCAGCAGGAGCGAGGCGTCCGGCGGCAGGGCGTCTCGGACCCGGCCGACGCCTCGGTCGAGGGTCCGCCAGAACTCCAGGAGCTTCGGCCGCAGGGCCTTCAATTCCTCCTCGCGTCCCCGGGCCGCGCGATGGGCGGTGTCCCAGACGTGCCAGAGCTCGTGGCCGAACCGGTCGGTGGCCATGAGGTCGAACATGAAGAGGTCCCACTCGCATCGCCTCGCGAGGAACTCGACCGCCTTCAGGTGCTGGTCCAGGAACGCGGTGAGGTCGTCCAGGACCGCCGCCTCGTTGCCCCCCTCGTGCACCGCGGTGGACCAGGCCCGGTAGGGGCCGACGACCTTCTGGAGCTCGTCGAAGAGCGCCGGGTCGGTGGTGAAGTCGGGGGCGTTCTCCGGGCTGAGGAAGTCGCCCAGGTAGAAGCCCGGGAAGTGCTCCCCCTGCCGGGGCGGATAGCTCATGGGGACGCCGCCGGCAACCGTCTTCTTGCCGTGCCGGGCGGCCGTCTCCCAGATCAGCTCGGTGCGGATGGATCGGGAGGAATTGACCCGGACGTCCATCGGATCATGGCCGTAGTCGAGGAACTCGAAGACGCCGTGCTTCCCCGAGTTCCGGCCCGTCATCACGCCCGTCCAGGCGACCGGGCTGAGAGGCGGGAAGACCGAGTCGAGGACCCCGGCCGGCCCCTCTCGGCGCATCGCCGCGAGGTTCGGAAGGACCCCCTCCTCCATGAGCGGGCCGAGGATATCCCACGTCGCCCCATCCAGCCCGAGCACC from Aquisphaera giovannonii includes these protein-coding regions:
- a CDS encoding glycoside hydrolase family 140 protein — encoded protein: MRSPGALLVLAASALSLAPAPARAAAPPTWEELRRLPKDCPVVYDNDWLGDTNDDEYLLAKAHLGQARLRGFILSKDQWDNGRQYKVADGRADFERDLAIARRSGLRAVPEVTLGADRLLERPASGRVEDAKPVASAGTDLIVREAREASPQRPLVVIVGGPLCTVASAVLSDPSIADRMLVMMTDIDGYNGSDPWANYVVATRCKLVNFGASPLGWPQRPGPPIMPPARFDALPDREITRSMKKVALGFWERSTRKEKPDRDDGFADGAGTFLLYRPETWTGVKKVRVSGAWSHEDAPSGPYHYLDATGIEPGLMTEEFFATMAAALRPDGRGAGREVPCPAKVSDNHRYLIDQRGEPFFYLGDTAWELFHRLSRDEANTYLEDRAAKRFNVIQAVVLAEHGGLDVPNANGDLPLEGKDPTRPVEAYFRHVDAVVARAEELGLVIGMLPTWGSWWHDGPGIFTPESARSYGEFLGRRYKDRPIVWILGGDRPVEDDRQREILRAMAAGLRQGDGGRHLMTFHPPGGRSSAEWFHGDEWLAFNMIQSGHGYDHDNYERIAAQYAREPAKPCVDGEPGYEDHPAEFNPKNGYLDDYEARKFAYWSVFAGACGHTYGCHDIWQFYDEGRRPITAARTPWKAAKDLPGAGQMQHLRALVESRPVLARVPDQSLLASDAGRGTNHVQATRAEDGSYAFVYSASGEPFTVDLGKLSGGRLRACWFDPRDGTSRSIGSLDRKGRKEFHPPSVGKGHDWVLVLDDEERGRPEPGRSAR
- a CDS encoding TolB family protein: MLLAPAALLSLAALGWSDPAGDRLVVSSFRTGELELFAVDTATGDAVNLTRSPGSIEKYPACSYDGGRVSFISNREGTDNLYVMRADGSEVRQLTREKPGINAGMASWTADGQWLYFGLFGGGPPRMCRIRPDGSDFRVVGEGIDPAVSPDGTRIAFARQLGDGHHLFVAKADGSDARQLTKAGNGWAGVHAAWTPDGRRIVYADRVGEALELFACEPDSGLIIQLTRLGAAATSPSVSPDGERITFRLCDEVYWRSGETSRRAYSERRADKRPVWIMKSDGSEPHLIEVLHYQTTIDGSRAPFLRTTAGR
- a CDS encoding helix-turn-helix domain-containing protein; this translates as MGDDGSSGRHGGTSGTPAGGATGGGGRFRRDPHPSLRPFVVEYWGLARDLAAMGGFTITPDRFGELICCADALYAVGRDGRERLPDCFLVGLLEGPLRIEADGVVRCMAARLQPWTVGRLLARGPGPTPGGWMAAGALLGPRLARVVELVRGRDWEALFGIYDRILMEEIGRRDLGGAAIEVVGPFLGEGPCPTAAVADGRDTSRRQVERRVRALTGTSPKRLAGLARFQRARDAIWADPAIGLAGLAISAGYSDQAHMTREFRRYAGQTPARFAREMLARKLQLAALDVAFVQDPPSADA
- a CDS encoding VOC family protein is translated as MRTKLATINLQVADPQRSRRFYEDVLGMVEDARRSHPPSFVYLRSDGCDLTLATPPESSGAQPSRTIELGFLVDDIEAMKSHLSARGIRDHREESMGWGRALELRDEDGYRIVIYSFERAGGVDRR
- a CDS encoding PEP-CTERM sorting domain-containing protein is translated as MIRRSRRTKIAAALLVLIAATAAEARSEVIVSFSYSGRGGPDFAGLIATGTGSFAFAEGLTTIGLADLTSFHFVLDENTPNTATFGLADLSSFSASMGPGLTLTGLSLGTDAVQGDNPSTEPREFDVASLDPSGASTSYRIVIVSFQQTVGTVTITSVAVPEPSTIALVASGAPLAFLGIRSRRRAARAAA
- a CDS encoding ribosome-binding factor A, producing the protein MNHHTFSQKRMSPVAGDAEGPGRKALQLCHQVAETLDEVLAECADPLLQGLRVVDVEPAPDASRLLVTVALEEPVEDLPPVDPRQIHHHLSRASGHLRSEVAGAITRKRTPMLVYRIVPAEA
- a CDS encoding alkaline phosphatase family protein, with translation MKVMVLGLDGATWDILGPLMEEGVLPNLAAMRREGPAGVLDSVFPPLSPVAWTGVMTGRNSGKHGVFEFLDYGHDPMDVRVNSSRSIRTELIWETAARHGKKTVAGGVPMSYPPRQGEHFPGFYLGDFLSPENAPDFTTDPALFDELQKVVGPYRAWSTAVHEGGNEAAVLDDLTAFLDQHLKAVEFLARRCEWDLFMFDLMATDRFGHELWHVWDTAHRAARGREEELKALRPKLLEFWRTLDRGVGRVRDALPPDASLLLMSDHGFGPIEWYVNFNVWLLENKFISLQDSFYVRQKHWFYRRGVTPAGVFALMTKLGMANYRVSRFHGKQTNALDRLGESAFLSRRHIDWGRTRAFAQGNFGQIFLNLQGRQPHGCVSRADAPGLRRDIIAGLKEIPHPETGEPLVERVYESEELYDGPHAHLAPDLTVVLRDWKYRTIGLHDFTTNKVISPAFGPTGDHRMEGIFIGSGPAFRPGAAPSGADLLDIAPTVLRLLGVPIPADMDGRVLDEVLDPSATPAAVEAEDAGSHPAEPVAATYGAEDEASIRERLTNLGYL